gtaACCTGTTTTATTTGCTAGTCTTATGCTACTTGATAGCTGCGACAACCTGACTTTAAACACACTGGGGTTATAATGCTTCCTTCTTGTTCATTTACAGGACTGATCGTCACTTTAGAGGAAGTCTTGCCTTATAAGCTGAACGCTGGTTTTCTTTCACATCTCAGAGCTTTCACTTCCCATTGCGAACAGCATACCAACGTGACCACGTCGTAAGTGATGCAAACAAATTTCCAGTGAGGAAAGTACTACGGGAAAATGCTGAGGTTATTTAGTTTGGCTTTCAGCACCAGGCTGATCACTTTTAGCCAGATTGCAAAGACTGCATTTTGCCCTCTGCACTTGTTTCGCAATGGAAAGGGACGAGCTGCTTTGTGTTTCCAGTTTGGTCCAAGATTACTTGCAATATGTTGACCAGGAGGCACCAGCTGAAGCTGCCCCAAGCAGAGCCGCAGAGGTCTTGCGGAAAGTGGCATCTTCGCTTCATGGAGAGATTGAAGAGAAGCTCAGACCTTTCTTGGATTCCATCAAGATAGACAGTGTGGCTGATGCCTGCAGTATTTTCACTCGAGTCATGGAGGAGGAATTTGCTGATGGAAACATCAACTGGGGACGCATTTTGACAATATTTGTATTTGGAGGAATTCTTGCTAAGAAGCTACGGGAACATGGACTTTCTTTGACAAGAGAAAACAGAGAACAGATTTCTCATGTTATCACGGACTATATAATAAAGACCAAAGCAGTGTGGATCAAGGATAACGGAGGATGGGTAAGTTTCAGCCAACTCTTCACTCTCATCTTGAATTTAGCTGAACCCATAAAAACACTGAGCCAATTCCAGCGTACAGGAGCAGATGACAAATGCTCATTTAAAAGTAACCTGATAATTATGAAGAGCTTTGCATTGACTTTTTAAAGCTTGTAGGAGTTCAGCCTATTTGTGTGACAAAATGATAGTTCCACATGTGTGATGCTGTACGAGAATGAATGTGGCCTTTTGGCAAGCACTACTGTACTCTCAACATGTAAGGAAAGCTCCATATTAAGTGAAACTTGGGATGCTTTTTGCTggttatttaaaacattttttttttaaaaaaattcaattttcaAAGAACAATatgcaaacttaaaaaaaaacctataatTGTCATGGGCCTCTTGTGTGCAGGGCAGATTACAAGAGGGCAGGTCTTTGCTCCAAGAATCAACATTTACAACTCTATTCACATTCTACATGAGAATTCATAAACCATATAATTAATGTTTCACTTGACTTTTATGTACAGTACTTTTTCTCTGTTTCTAAAAATGACAACCAAAATGCCATTGTAttttttactcagaggtaaacccGATTGTGGGACATTTCCTTGGATGAGTGTTTAGTATTTTGCTACTGTTCCATAAGACTTTCTGTTAATACCTCTGTTGTGATGACTTCATCCTCCAAAGCCAAAGATGTTGGCTGCTATTTTGATTTTATCTTCATACATACCTTTAAccataatttctttttaaataatgtttttgtattattgtttttatgtttattgTTATTAGAggaactgagagcacaatcctatgcatgtctactcagaagtaagtccagttgtagttgatggggcttactccctggaaaatgtgggtaggattgtaaccttagacTCATTCCAGTCCAAGAGGGCATCTCATATCAGGTCCTATTCTGCTTCTTTTAGGGAAAATGAGATAACACAATGCAAGACAATATTAAAGTAATTTGCCCTCTCCCAGTGTTAATGTGCACTTCTCTGAAGAGTTGCTACAGATCTCTGTCAGGTTTTCAACCCTCTCACCAAACTAGAATTCCCAGGGTACTTAGGGAAGAAGTTAGTTAATAAAACCAGTTTAAGAGAGCAATCCTAtatccactttcctgagtgtaaactccattgagcacaatgggacttacttctgattagatcTGCCTAGATTTGTGATGCAAGTTTGTAAAGCAGAAGTGTACCCTAAGTGCATTCAGTCAGGAGTGGGCACCTTCAAGCTTCTGGGCTGTAGTTCATTCTTCACTAGAACGGTGAGGTAGATTCCAACAGATCTGCCTTCAGTAGGGCTCACTCATTCACGAAGAGAACTGAAacagtagaccagtggtttccaaactgtaagctgtggctccccagggagccacagaaaccagccaaagGAGCTACAAAATCCTTAAGAAAAACCCACTGCCTTatacaatgtttaggattgtagccctaacagggagccatggccagtggcccaacaggtcaaggtagccaccagtcaaaaggtttgggaaccactgtagtagccccgtgtgtgtgtgtgtgtgtgtgtgtgtgtgtgtgtgtgtgtgtgtgtgtgtgtgtgtgtgacactgcCATTCACTTTGGCCCCATCCTCTACCACCATTTTAACTTCTGTTCccatttctcctccttttccttgaatttgaaaaggagagagcagaaaacaaagtgtgaaggagaggaagtGCTCCAGAGCCCCACTCTGccctcttccactctgctccctgcttccttttcaaAGAGGCAGCGGAGTGTAGGAGGAAGGTAATGAAGACATGGGTGTGGGTGGTCCTTAGTACCTGTTGGATCACCACATTTAGTGCCCTGTGAGTGCAGGATCTGGTCCTGACCTTCAACTCAAATTTCCTTCTTGGTATTAAGGAACTAGCCCTAACTTTGTCATCAGAAAGCAAGCCCTCATGAGTAGaggggggagaaaacagttttattttttcatgcagTTTGGTATTTtctaaagttagaagtgcagaaagcagagttgtgtttttattcaaaatttacattataactGCTTTGAAATTGTACTAGGCAGGTAATATAGGTTGTATAGtgtcagcagctgcagccagTCAATAtccaggcacccccccccccattaaataataaaatccaaataaaatggttttattctttgcagattttggtttttttgttttgtttacaaaactggaagtgcagaaaTTTATTTCaatatcaccattttctcctacCTCTACTCACGAGCCCACTGTTTTATTTCCTGCAGGATGATGGCTTTGTGGCAAAGTTTGATGATGAAAAGCCCTGGCTGTCCTTGCACAATGTGAAGACAAAGATCATGGCTGCCTTCTTATACTTCAGTCAGTACCTCTGACAAATTTACTCAATGCTTCCTGGGGGAACAAGATGTGACCAGGAGATATGACATCAGCACTGCTTCCAGGAAGACTACCTGTTGTGCAACTGAAAATGTCTTACTGAGCCAATTTCAGCAGTTCCTTCTCTGCATTTTAGCTGTTATTtatacattatttatttactttttggtATTTTTTTAATGAGATCTGTGATGTTTGCAATAAATCAAAAACAGCATCACACAATTGACCAGCATTTTGCACCACATTTCTCATTAAATCTTTGTAAATAATTGAATCCCAATAATAACCTCcaagttttttccccctcatacAACTATGATCTTGTTGAATGGGCTGTTCTGAGCGCATGCTGAGCTTTTGTTGAGGAGCTTCAGTACTGGGTCTCCACTGATTCAGAAAGATGCTTATATGAGAAGCATTGTCCATTTCTGAATCTGCACCAAGTTCTCCACCTTTCAACTTGCATCTTCCTACTCCTCCAGCTGCCTTTGCTCCTGCTCTGTGATGCAAATTAATCAGCTACTAGTCTCATTTCTTTGCATCTCCTATTCTAGTCTTCTACCAAAATAGTACTTGGCAATTGTATGCATGGTGCTTTTGAGCGTCCCAAACATTTCACTGTGTTCCCTTATTGTAATTCTTACAGGAAAActgtaaggcagtagttctcaaacttttcagcctcTGGAGTCCTTTGTACTCCTAAAAGGAATCCTGGGGAGACCTGCTGGTACATaaatggagtcttggggagccccagcgCATGCACAGAGTGGTTCAGCACTAAGCCCAATGCTGAATACCAGCAAGGAGCCAGAACAGAAGGGGAATGAGGGCCACGAACAGGGGAAGGAGAGGCAAGCAAACTATATAGGGAGCAGTTGGCAGCCActtatggagcccctgaagggttctcaggaagctccagggctcctaggagcacactttgagaaacaccacTGTATTGTATCCCCATAATGCAGGTGAGGGTGCTGAGGA
The DNA window shown above is from Tiliqua scincoides isolate rTilSci1 chromosome 8, rTilSci1.hap2, whole genome shotgun sequence and carries:
- the BCL2A1 gene encoding bcl-2-related protein A1; amino-acid sequence: MERDELLCVSSLVQDYLQYVDQEAPAEAAPSRAAEVLRKVASSLHGEIEEKLRPFLDSIKIDSVADACSIFTRVMEEEFADGNINWGRILTIFVFGGILAKKLREHGLSLTRENREQISHVITDYIIKTKAVWIKDNGGWDDGFVAKFDDEKPWLSLHNVKTKIMAAFLYFSQYL